From a single Scomber japonicus isolate fScoJap1 chromosome 12, fScoJap1.pri, whole genome shotgun sequence genomic region:
- the ankrd45 gene encoding ankyrin repeat domain-containing protein 45 translates to MTTIQDEIFKCVLSGDLEAVRQCLGHETETEESQEDLDLFGKKDEAGRNALLAACMLGRSSIIPELLTNGAQVNEQTVRGYSSLHLAACWGHLETVRTLLDLGADTQAKTFRGETPVDLARKYSNIDCVDCLILEEAKRDLMAYVVFVKDMSSDPERSLTKEEKNICTRACSTTSDWIQSVKNPTVSDFIAQRKDMEETLQPVLSKLSAQSAELPVNAAGKL, encoded by the exons ATGACAACGATACAGGATGAaatctttaaatgtgtgttgtcTGGGGACTTGGAGGCCGTTAGGCAGTGCTTAGGACATGAGACCGAGACAGAAGAGTCGCAGGAAGACTTGGATTTGTTCGGAAAGAAGGACGAAGCTGGGAGAAATGCTCTGCTAGCTGCTTGCATGCTGGGCAGGAGCTCCATCATCCCTGAACTGCTCACTAACGGAGCTCAGGTCaatgagcagactgtcagag GTTATTCATCCCTTCACCTTGCTGCTTGCTGGGGCCACCTGGAGACAGTGAGGACTCTGCTTGACCTAGGAGCAGACACACAGGCCAAGACCTTCAGAGGGGAGACACCTGTAGACCTGGCCAGGAAATACTCCAACATAGACTGTGTTGATTGTCTCATCCTGGAAG AAGCTAAAAGGGACTTGATGGCATATGTGGTCTTTGTTAAAGACATGAGTTCTGATCCAGAGAGGAGCCTCACAAAGGAGGAAAAG AACATCTGTACGCGTGCATGCTCCACCACATCAGACTGGATCCAAAGCGTCAAAAACCCAACAGTGTCAGATTTCATAGCTCAGAGGAAAGACATGGAGGAAACTCTGCAGCCTGTTCTCAGCAAACTATCAGCTCAGT CTGCTGAACTGCCCGTCAACGCAGCAGGGAAGCTCTAA
- the trnau1apb gene encoding tRNA selenocysteine 1-associated protein 1-like isoform X2, translating to MFNRQTSLWMGDLDPYMDENFIKQAFSAMGESPFGVKIITHRITGGSAGYCFVELADEASVDRCVQRLNGKLVPGSNPPRKFKLNYATYGKRPEAGPEFSVFVGDLASEVDDFQLHQVFKKYPSCKGAKVVTDQYGYSRGYGFVKFGEESEQKKAIEECQGTMLGGKPLRLSIAVAKSQKMSNYHGSQGQNYHGNYNQSQSNYYGSNSSAGQGGYYSQWGGYDQYSGYNSSGYNTGYNSGYGTGYNYNYGPYGYPPPGHAMPPPPMGMPPTDMTGAVESHEETEDIDEENAEEPLPECDVDQWNKDFMQRSEELYDAMMSSHWEPLDSVNSPIPSLS from the exons ATGTTCAACAGACAGACGAGCCTGTGGATGGGTGAT tTGGACCCATACATGGATGAGAACTTCATTAAACAGGCTTTCAGCGCTATGGGAGAATCACCGTTTGGAGTCAAGATCATCACTCACAGGATAACAGG GGGTTCAGCAGGATACTGCTTCGTGGAGCTGGCAGATGAAGCAAGTGTCGACCGCTGCGTCCAAAGACTCAACGGGAAACTGGTCCCTGGATCAAACCCG CCCCGGAAGTTTAAACTAAACTATGCCACCTATGGGAAACGGCCAGAAGCAGG GCCGGagttctcagtgtttgtgggCGACTTGGCCTCTGAGGTGGACGACTTCCAGCTGCACCAGGTTTTTAAGAAGTACCCCTCCTGCAAGGGAGCCAAAGTAGTCACTGACCAGTATGGATACTCCAG AGGCTACGGCTTTGTTAAGTTTGGAGAGGAGAGCGAGCAAAAGAAGGCCATCGAGGAGTGCCAGGGTACGATGCTTGGGGGGAAACCGCTCAGACTCAGTATCGCTGTGGCAAAGAG tcaGAAGATGAGCAACTATCATGGGAGCCAGGGCCAGAATTACCATGGCAACTACAACCAGTCCCAGTCCAATTACTATGGCAGTAACAGCAGCGCAGGACAGGGGGGTTACTACTCTCAGTGGGGGGGCTATGACCAGTACAGCGGCTACAACAGCAGCGGCTACAACACTGGATATAATAGTGGATACGGGACTGGCTACAACTACAACTATGGGCCATACGGATACCCTCCACCAGGTCATGCCATGCCACCACCTCCCATGGGGATGCCACCTACTGACATGACAGGAGCCGTAGAG AGCCATGAAGAAACTGAGGATATCGATGAGGAAAATGCGGAAG AGCCCCTCCCTGAATGTGATGTGGACCAGTGGAACAAAGATTTTATGCAACGCAGCGAGGAACTCTATGACGCCATGATGAGCAGTCACTGGGAGCCCCTGGACTCTGTTAACTCCCCCATCCCCTCACTCTCTTGA
- the trnau1apb gene encoding tRNA selenocysteine 1-associated protein 1-like isoform X1, whose protein sequence is MFNRQTSLWMGDLDPYMDENFIKQAFSAMGESPFGVKIITHRITGGSAGYCFVELADEASVDRCVQRLNGKLVPGSNPPRKFKLNYATYGKRPEAGPEFSVFVGDLASEVDDFQLHQVFKKYPSCKGAKVVTDQYGYSRGYGFVKFGEESEQKKAIEECQGTMLGGKPLRLSIAVAKSQKMSNYHGSQGQNYHGNYNQSQSNYYGSNSSAGQGGYYSQWGGYDQYSGYNSSGYNTGYNSGYGTGYNYNYGPYGYPPPGHAMPPPPMGMPPTDMTGAVEQSHEETEDIDEENAEEPLPECDVDQWNKDFMQRSEELYDAMMSSHWEPLDSVNSPIPSLS, encoded by the exons ATGTTCAACAGACAGACGAGCCTGTGGATGGGTGAT tTGGACCCATACATGGATGAGAACTTCATTAAACAGGCTTTCAGCGCTATGGGAGAATCACCGTTTGGAGTCAAGATCATCACTCACAGGATAACAGG GGGTTCAGCAGGATACTGCTTCGTGGAGCTGGCAGATGAAGCAAGTGTCGACCGCTGCGTCCAAAGACTCAACGGGAAACTGGTCCCTGGATCAAACCCG CCCCGGAAGTTTAAACTAAACTATGCCACCTATGGGAAACGGCCAGAAGCAGG GCCGGagttctcagtgtttgtgggCGACTTGGCCTCTGAGGTGGACGACTTCCAGCTGCACCAGGTTTTTAAGAAGTACCCCTCCTGCAAGGGAGCCAAAGTAGTCACTGACCAGTATGGATACTCCAG AGGCTACGGCTTTGTTAAGTTTGGAGAGGAGAGCGAGCAAAAGAAGGCCATCGAGGAGTGCCAGGGTACGATGCTTGGGGGGAAACCGCTCAGACTCAGTATCGCTGTGGCAAAGAG tcaGAAGATGAGCAACTATCATGGGAGCCAGGGCCAGAATTACCATGGCAACTACAACCAGTCCCAGTCCAATTACTATGGCAGTAACAGCAGCGCAGGACAGGGGGGTTACTACTCTCAGTGGGGGGGCTATGACCAGTACAGCGGCTACAACAGCAGCGGCTACAACACTGGATATAATAGTGGATACGGGACTGGCTACAACTACAACTATGGGCCATACGGATACCCTCCACCAGGTCATGCCATGCCACCACCTCCCATGGGGATGCCACCTACTGACATGACAGGAGCCGTAGAG CAGAGCCATGAAGAAACTGAGGATATCGATGAGGAAAATGCGGAAG AGCCCCTCCCTGAATGTGATGTGGACCAGTGGAACAAAGATTTTATGCAACGCAGCGAGGAACTCTATGACGCCATGATGAGCAGTCACTGGGAGCCCCTGGACTCTGTTAACTCCCCCATCCCCTCACTCTCTTGA